The following proteins are co-located in the Haloarcula marismortui ATCC 43049 genome:
- a CDS encoding anaerobic glycerol-3-phosphate dehydrogenase subunit C, with protein sequence MSDAETPPETEFDPVAPNTGEEFEPVDVFPDSDDFDLRPGADSCFKCSTCDTNCPVAEVDDDFPGPKFQGPEQWRLKQSDDDHEIDDSVMDCSNCMRCDNACPSGVPLSQMHNTARGEYVSEQMDKLSVEYIRNRILANYRTSAFFASKVPRLANFAMNFGPARWVMEKTLGVTSERDFPEFAKQTFREWWADRGGQVQSRENAKAARKRRGLPEDADKKVAYFHGCYSNYNTPEVGKAMVRVYEEFGYEVVAPEQKCSGTPMFANGMLDDARRHAETNVSSMSELVDEGYHAIASCTSCSMALRQEYPELFDIDGIDKVAENTFEAVEYLRIHEDLKGEVQAADVDGDLAEEFAYHAPCHSRNQGLDRQAVELFRDLDGAEVKDVGDSCSGISGTYGWKEEKYEKSMEIGEEMFEHMEHAEGETGMTECPTCAMQMEHGSGYEIRHPLELLEAALVE encoded by the coding sequence ATGAGTGACGCTGAAACCCCACCAGAGACAGAGTTTGACCCGGTAGCACCGAACACAGGCGAGGAGTTCGAACCAGTTGATGTCTTCCCCGACAGCGACGACTTCGACCTCCGGCCCGGCGCGGACTCCTGTTTCAAATGCTCGACCTGCGACACGAACTGCCCCGTCGCGGAGGTCGACGACGACTTCCCCGGCCCAAAGTTTCAGGGCCCCGAGCAGTGGCGGCTCAAGCAGTCCGACGACGACCACGAGATCGACGACTCGGTGATGGACTGCTCGAACTGCATGCGCTGTGACAACGCCTGCCCATCGGGCGTCCCGCTCAGCCAGATGCACAACACCGCTCGCGGGGAGTACGTCAGCGAGCAGATGGACAAGCTCTCCGTCGAGTACATCCGGAACCGCATCCTCGCGAACTACCGCACCTCCGCGTTCTTCGCGAGCAAGGTCCCGCGGCTGGCGAACTTCGCCATGAACTTCGGGCCGGCCCGCTGGGTCATGGAGAAGACGCTCGGCGTCACCAGCGAGCGTGATTTCCCAGAATTCGCAAAACAGACCTTCCGCGAGTGGTGGGCCGACCGTGGCGGTCAGGTCCAGTCGCGAGAGAACGCGAAGGCAGCCCGCAAACGTCGCGGGCTCCCCGAGGACGCCGACAAGAAAGTGGCGTACTTCCACGGCTGTTACTCCAACTACAACACGCCGGAGGTCGGCAAGGCGATGGTCCGCGTGTACGAGGAGTTCGGCTACGAGGTCGTCGCGCCCGAACAGAAGTGTTCCGGGACGCCGATGTTCGCCAACGGGATGCTCGACGACGCCCGCCGCCACGCCGAGACGAACGTCTCGTCGATGTCCGAACTCGTCGACGAGGGATACCACGCCATTGCCTCCTGTACCTCGTGTTCGATGGCGCTCCGACAGGAGTACCCCGAACTGTTCGACATCGACGGCATCGACAAGGTCGCCGAGAACACCTTCGAGGCCGTCGAGTACCTCCGCATTCACGAAGACCTCAAGGGCGAAGTGCAGGCGGCCGACGTGGACGGCGACCTCGCCGAGGAGTTCGCCTACCACGCCCCGTGTCACTCGCGCAATCAAGGACTAGACCGCCAGGCCGTCGAACTGTTCCGCGACCTCGACGGCGCTGAGGTCAAGGACGTGGGTGACTCCTGTTCCGGCATCTCGGGGACCTACGGCTGGAAAGAGGAGAAATACGAGAAGTCGATGGAGATCGGCGAGGAGATGTTCGAGCACATGGAACACGCCGAAGGCGAAACCGGCATGACCGAGTGCCCGACCTGCGCGATGCAGATGGAACACGGCAGCGGCTACGAGATCCGACATCCGCTCGAACTGCTGGAAGCTGCGCTGGTGGAGTAA
- a CDS encoding HAMP domain-containing protein gives MSGSQQSMLLSGLVSILLIVAVALLFVATIIGRERTAAVETLAAQARQIEQGELDVDLATNRTDDVGDIYRALAVLRDSEQLDRQHGVSAEVVAQYCETAVEISNGNDDSRLEENVDDPQLAELAMRFNEILDQRKRDAEIDSR, from the coding sequence ATGAGCGGTTCACAGCAGTCGATGCTTCTCTCGGGACTCGTGAGTATACTGTTGATCGTCGCAGTTGCGTTGCTGTTCGTGGCGACGATCATCGGCCGGGAGCGGACCGCAGCCGTAGAGACACTCGCTGCGCAGGCGCGCCAGATTGAGCAGGGAGAGCTTGATGTCGACCTTGCGACGAACCGGACGGACGACGTGGGGGACATATACCGAGCGCTCGCCGTGTTACGCGATTCAGAGCAGCTAGACCGGCAGCATGGGGTCTCTGCGGAAGTCGTCGCACAGTACTGTGAAACGGCTGTCGAAATTTCGAACGGTAACGACGACAGCCGGCTTGAGGAAAACGTAGACGACCCACAACTGGCGGAGTTAGCGATGCGATTCAACGAGATTCTGGACCAACGTAAACGGGACGCAGAGATCGATTCCCGATAA
- the xop2 gene encoding sensory rhodopsin III, with the protein MAQEIVWYGAGAGAFFVSAVVFVWFAATRGNIRSSFYYLPPIHTSVAGAAYVAMALIAGGQLGDTVSITTLRFADWIVSTPIITYYLARLAGVDTQTRRLAVAANVVMIGVGYGFVSMSGSLRWIAFAVSTVAFIGLLYLYIKTFARKINAATASVRSLFQSLRDLTVVTWSLYPVVYFLGPLGTGIIQAPDLNFLVAVLDTIAKVGFMSILLVRYNSVETFVDSWSVAPAK; encoded by the coding sequence ATGGCACAAGAGATCGTTTGGTACGGGGCTGGGGCTGGAGCGTTTTTCGTGTCAGCTGTTGTCTTCGTGTGGTTCGCTGCAACGAGGGGTAATATCAGGTCCTCGTTCTACTACCTGCCGCCGATACACACCTCAGTCGCGGGAGCGGCATACGTGGCGATGGCACTCATAGCGGGCGGCCAGCTCGGGGACACGGTTAGCATCACGACGCTCAGGTTCGCCGATTGGATCGTCTCGACGCCGATCATCACGTACTATCTCGCACGGCTGGCTGGCGTCGACACACAGACGCGGCGGCTCGCAGTGGCCGCAAACGTGGTGATGATCGGCGTGGGATACGGCTTCGTCAGTATGTCGGGGTCGCTCCGGTGGATTGCCTTCGCCGTGTCCACGGTCGCATTCATCGGGCTACTCTACTTGTATATCAAAACGTTTGCCCGGAAAATTAACGCTGCAACAGCGAGCGTCCGCAGCCTGTTCCAGAGCCTCCGAGACTTGACTGTCGTGACGTGGTCACTCTACCCGGTTGTCTACTTCCTGGGTCCTCTCGGGACGGGGATCATTCAGGCCCCTGACCTGAACTTCCTCGTTGCAGTTCTTGACACCATTGCCAAAGTCGGATTTATGTCGATTCTGCTTGTCAGATACAATTCGGTTGAGACGTTCGTCGACAGCTGGTCCGTAGCTCCCGCCAAGTGA
- a CDS encoding universal stress protein, whose amino-acid sequence MALETVLLAVGPNDADRIDELADAVLDIASPADATVIVAHVFTDDQYDGVVNRLEFESTGEADPDEVADRHTTVRELVSRFDDAGLSTQVRGAVGNHGEQIVSLAEVTNSDLAVVGGRKRSPTGKAVFGSTAQEVMLNAPCPVTFVRGDE is encoded by the coding sequence ATGGCACTCGAAACAGTTCTTCTCGCAGTTGGACCAAACGACGCCGACCGAATCGACGAACTCGCTGACGCCGTGCTTGATATCGCGAGCCCGGCCGATGCGACGGTTATCGTCGCACACGTATTCACCGACGACCAGTACGACGGCGTCGTCAACAGGCTCGAATTCGAATCGACCGGCGAAGCCGACCCCGACGAGGTCGCCGACCGCCACACAACAGTCCGGGAGCTCGTCTCACGGTTTGACGACGCCGGTCTGTCCACACAGGTCCGCGGTGCCGTTGGCAACCACGGCGAGCAGATCGTTAGCCTCGCCGAAGTGACAAACTCGGATCTCGCCGTCGTCGGCGGCCGCAAGCGCTCGCCGACCGGGAAGGCCGTCTTCGGCTCCACAGCACAGGAAGTCATGCTGAACGCGCCGTGTCCGGTCACGTTCGTCCGCGGCGACGAGTAG
- the ppc gene encoding phosphoenolpyruvate carboxylase, with product MTLHAREINQDVRELGALLGEVLEAQTSTEAFDTVETIRNSCIDYRRGDAETRDEVHRALNRLNPETQDIVARAFTTYFELINLAEERERVREIREGSQGDVLADSVEEAVRDLAERGADPEEFEQVLEDVLIQPTFTAHPTEARRKTVKAKLRSVARDIERLDERRLTEREQKRIERNLDAEVTSLWQTPQVRDRRPEVTDEALNVQWYLENVLFDVIDEVYDELEHTLEDVYDEDIDIDTLYEFRSWAGSDRDGNPFVTTDVTEETLERQRETVLPLYRTKLKELSGVLSQDASNIATDALFNERLDRHKSKLPGVAKEAEERYPDEPYRQKLRLMRESVIRVSDVRQGGYESEEELLTDLRVIADSLRENDAEVIAEAHVDPLIRKVETFGFTLASLDLRDHRKMHTDAIAEAVDRQGIDYASMDEDERVEFLTEAILQDNTVIDMEDTEGLSEDATRVLDRFRATADWQNEFGIDAIDTYAISWCEEPSHALEVLFLADQVDIVDLPGYCGFDVVPLLESEYALSGARRIMGTLFENEAYSQALEARDNIQEIMLGYSDSNKENGFLAANWSLYNNQKRLADITDDYDVEMRLFHGRGGSISRGGGPMNDAMLALPNETVTGQIKFTEQGEAIAEKYANHDIAERNLEQMLNAQIRARQNAIEEPVEEIPDEWAEAMETAADAARDEYQDLLETDGFVEFFEQATPITVIENLNMGSRPASRSEDRSVEDLRAIPWVFSWTQARCIIPGWYSISTGLDAYLENGGDMETLQEMYENWPFFRTKLDNASLALARTDLGIAEEYADLADPELRERIYPRIVEEYENTVAKVLEITGQDGLLSRDWLKENLERRNPYVDPLNLLQVRLLKQSHRTETERRTLRLTVQGIAAGMKNTG from the coding sequence ATGACTTTGCACGCCAGAGAGATAAACCAGGACGTACGGGAGTTGGGTGCGCTCCTGGGCGAAGTGCTGGAAGCACAAACCTCGACCGAGGCGTTTGACACGGTAGAAACTATCCGGAACTCGTGTATCGACTACCGGCGCGGTGACGCCGAGACACGGGACGAGGTCCACCGGGCGCTGAACCGACTGAATCCGGAAACGCAGGACATTGTCGCACGCGCGTTTACGACGTACTTCGAGCTTATCAATCTCGCTGAGGAACGCGAACGGGTCCGCGAAATCCGAGAGGGCAGTCAGGGGGATGTGCTGGCCGACAGCGTCGAGGAAGCCGTCCGGGATCTGGCCGAACGCGGAGCTGACCCGGAGGAGTTCGAGCAGGTACTCGAAGACGTTCTCATCCAGCCGACGTTCACGGCACACCCCACCGAAGCCCGCCGGAAGACGGTGAAAGCGAAGCTCCGGTCGGTCGCCCGTGACATCGAACGACTCGACGAGCGGCGACTCACCGAACGCGAACAGAAGCGCATCGAGCGGAACCTCGACGCCGAGGTGACGAGCCTCTGGCAGACGCCACAGGTCCGGGACCGCCGCCCGGAGGTCACCGACGAAGCGCTGAACGTCCAGTGGTACCTCGAAAACGTCCTGTTCGACGTTATCGACGAGGTGTACGACGAACTCGAACACACCCTCGAAGACGTGTACGACGAGGACATCGACATCGACACGCTCTACGAGTTCCGCTCGTGGGCCGGCTCCGACCGCGACGGCAACCCGTTTGTCACGACCGACGTGACCGAGGAGACGCTGGAGCGCCAGCGCGAGACTGTACTGCCGCTGTACCGCACCAAGCTCAAGGAACTCTCCGGCGTGCTGAGTCAGGATGCCTCGAACATCGCGACCGACGCGCTGTTCAACGAGCGACTGGACCGTCACAAGTCCAAGCTCCCTGGCGTCGCCAAGGAAGCCGAAGAGCGGTATCCCGACGAGCCCTACCGCCAGAAGCTCCGGCTGATGCGCGAATCCGTCATCCGGGTCAGCGATGTCCGCCAAGGCGGCTACGAGAGCGAGGAAGAACTGCTGACCGACCTCCGCGTCATCGCCGACAGCCTCCGGGAAAATGACGCCGAGGTCATCGCCGAGGCCCACGTCGACCCACTGATCCGCAAGGTCGAGACGTTCGGCTTCACCCTCGCCAGCCTCGACCTGCGCGACCACCGGAAGATGCATACCGACGCCATCGCCGAAGCTGTCGACCGGCAAGGCATCGACTACGCGTCGATGGACGAGGACGAGCGCGTCGAGTTCCTGACCGAGGCCATCCTCCAGGATAACACCGTTATCGACATGGAAGACACCGAGGGTCTCTCGGAGGACGCTACCCGCGTCCTCGACCGCTTCCGTGCGACCGCCGACTGGCAAAACGAGTTCGGCATCGACGCCATCGACACCTACGCTATCTCGTGGTGTGAAGAGCCCAGCCACGCGCTTGAGGTCCTGTTCCTCGCTGACCAGGTCGACATCGTCGACCTGCCCGGCTACTGCGGGTTCGACGTGGTCCCGCTGCTGGAATCGGAGTACGCCCTCTCCGGAGCCCGCCGCATCATGGGCACGCTGTTCGAGAACGAGGCCTACTCCCAGGCGCTGGAAGCCCGGGACAACATTCAGGAGATCATGCTTGGCTACTCCGACTCGAACAAAGAGAACGGCTTCCTCGCCGCCAACTGGTCGCTGTACAACAACCAGAAGCGACTGGCGGACATCACCGACGACTACGACGTGGAGATGCGCCTGTTCCACGGCCGCGGCGGCTCCATCTCCCGCGGCGGCGGCCCGATGAACGACGCCATGCTGGCCCTGCCAAACGAGACGGTGACCGGCCAGATCAAGTTCACCGAGCAGGGCGAGGCCATCGCCGAGAAGTACGCCAACCACGACATCGCCGAGCGGAACCTCGAACAGATGCTCAACGCCCAGATACGGGCGCGGCAAAACGCAATCGAGGAGCCCGTCGAAGAGATTCCCGACGAGTGGGCGGAGGCGATGGAGACAGCGGCCGACGCCGCCCGCGACGAGTATCAGGACCTGCTTGAGACCGACGGCTTCGTCGAGTTCTTCGAGCAGGCGACGCCGATCACCGTCATCGAGAACCTCAATATGGGCTCGCGGCCGGCTTCCCGAAGTGAGGACCGCAGTGTCGAGGACCTCCGTGCCATTCCGTGGGTGTTCTCCTGGACGCAGGCCCGCTGTATCATCCCTGGCTGGTACTCGATCTCGACCGGGCTGGACGCCTATCTGGAAAATGGCGGCGACATGGAAACCTTACAGGAGATGTACGAGAACTGGCCGTTCTTCCGGACGAAACTCGACAACGCGTCGCTGGCGCTCGCCCGAACTGACCTCGGAATCGCCGAGGAGTACGCCGACCTCGCTGACCCCGAACTCCGCGAGCGCATCTACCCGCGTATCGTCGAGGAGTACGAGAACACCGTCGCGAAGGTGCTCGAAATCACCGGGCAGGACGGCCTGCTCTCGCGGGACTGGCTCAAGGAGAACTTGGAGCGCCGGAACCCGTACGTCGACCCACTGAACCTGTTGCAGGTCCGCCTGCTCAAGCAGTCCCACCGGACTGAAACCGAGCGCCGGACTCTGCGGCTGACCGTTCAGGGTATCGCGGCCGGAATGAAAAACACCGGGTGA
- a CDS encoding helix-turn-helix domain-containing protein, whose product MIDIALDMEQYDCPFIDTTADHDVAFAAVHWDFDQRARELETRMVVEAEDAGVLDTGLDSLQTHENMNDCVLLRRENNAAHIRTTIEETAAMQTIRDNGGYITGPFHIEAGSETWHVGFDRGRDADTTLSELDRDNEYDVVERTSATLPQLQDLVQNAGAAMTLVDGCRDLSDTERETLETAVSEGYFESPRDATLGSLAEDFGVSKPAVSKNLRRGERKMIERVVEALDDIED is encoded by the coding sequence ATGATAGATATCGCTCTGGACATGGAGCAGTACGACTGCCCCTTCATCGACACGACGGCAGACCACGATGTCGCTTTTGCAGCGGTACACTGGGACTTCGACCAGCGTGCGCGGGAGTTGGAGACACGGATGGTTGTTGAGGCTGAGGATGCGGGGGTACTCGATACGGGGCTGGACAGCTTGCAGACCCACGAGAACATGAACGACTGTGTGCTGTTGCGCCGCGAGAACAACGCCGCTCACATCCGGACGACTATCGAGGAAACGGCGGCGATGCAGACCATCAGAGACAACGGCGGCTACATCACCGGGCCCTTCCACATTGAGGCAGGCAGCGAGACCTGGCACGTCGGCTTCGACCGTGGCCGAGACGCCGACACGACGCTCTCGGAACTTGACCGTGACAACGAGTACGACGTGGTTGAGCGGACGTCGGCGACGCTCCCACAACTGCAGGACCTCGTGCAGAACGCCGGCGCGGCGATGACACTCGTGGACGGCTGTCGGGACCTCTCGGACACCGAACGCGAGACGCTGGAAACCGCCGTCTCCGAAGGCTACTTCGAGTCACCCCGGGACGCGACACTGGGGTCGCTGGCCGAGGACTTCGGCGTGTCCAAACCCGCCGTCTCGAAGAACCTCCGGCGCGGCGAGCGCAAGATGATCGAACGCGTCGTCGAAGCGCTTGATGACATCGAGGACTGA
- a CDS encoding ABC transporter substrate-binding protein: MQNTATRRRVLGALGAGVVGLSGCVSDDSSMTEQDDSDGGTTDSSTNGESGGSGSAQTVSIGVLQPRAGDLKYYGDQSLWGFLSGLAYKGDTDPPTDPGSGEVTITAGDTEYRLLIRDTEFSADTAQTAATNLVENEDVDMLAGCASSAVASRVVTTVVNQAQVPIMLGPAASADITSNSETCSDLVYRASENTAMDARSGGKYVARETDVSSVYLFGADYSFGRAVVNNYRDVLEAEGVDIVGERFVEQGYAEWDGLLDNAEEAGAEGVVGGFTVATLPAMFNAFLSGEYSYRVFGGFATRITNSVVGGTMQSVLGEPLTAEKIRDSQLGPFTTRYHWNQYDNPINDAFVESYTNAYGVVPDLFTAGTFTGASAIHQAVQESGSTEGADIADALKGMTVTDTPKGENGYTFQEYNNQAQSAMTVANPIPTTDEWADNWGAAIMPGEPLARISADETTIPQDSDQMDCSL, translated from the coding sequence ATGCAGAATACGGCTACACGGAGGCGCGTTCTCGGCGCGCTCGGTGCTGGCGTTGTCGGGCTCAGCGGCTGTGTCAGTGACGACTCATCCATGACTGAACAGGACGATTCGGACGGCGGGACGACGGACAGTAGCACGAACGGCGAATCGGGCGGCAGTGGTTCGGCACAGACCGTTAGTATCGGGGTCCTTCAGCCCCGCGCTGGTGACCTGAAGTACTACGGCGACCAGTCGCTGTGGGGGTTCCTCTCCGGGCTGGCGTACAAGGGTGATACCGATCCGCCGACAGACCCCGGCAGCGGCGAGGTTACGATCACCGCCGGTGACACGGAGTATCGCCTGCTAATTCGGGACACGGAGTTCTCGGCGGACACGGCACAGACGGCAGCGACGAACCTCGTCGAGAACGAAGACGTAGACATGCTCGCCGGCTGTGCGTCCTCGGCGGTCGCCAGCCGGGTCGTCACGACGGTCGTCAATCAGGCGCAGGTCCCCATCATGCTCGGTCCGGCGGCGTCGGCCGACATCACGTCCAACTCCGAGACCTGTAGCGACCTCGTCTACCGAGCGAGCGAGAACACCGCGATGGACGCCCGCTCGGGCGGGAAGTACGTCGCCAGAGAGACGGACGTATCGAGCGTCTATCTGTTCGGCGCGGACTACAGTTTCGGCCGCGCGGTCGTCAACAACTACCGGGACGTGCTGGAGGCCGAAGGCGTCGATATCGTCGGCGAACGCTTCGTCGAACAGGGCTACGCCGAGTGGGATGGGCTGCTTGACAACGCCGAGGAGGCCGGGGCCGAAGGCGTCGTCGGCGGGTTCACCGTTGCGACGCTTCCGGCGATGTTCAACGCCTTCCTCTCCGGTGAGTACTCCTATCGGGTGTTCGGCGGGTTCGCCACCAGAATCACCAACAGCGTCGTCGGTGGGACGATGCAGAGCGTGCTCGGCGAGCCCCTGACAGCGGAGAAGATCAGGGACTCACAGCTCGGGCCGTTCACGACTCGCTACCACTGGAACCAGTACGACAACCCGATCAACGACGCGTTCGTCGAGAGCTACACCAACGCCTACGGCGTCGTCCCGGACCTCTTCACGGCCGGGACGTTCACGGGCGCGTCGGCGATCCACCAGGCCGTCCAGGAGAGCGGGTCGACCGAGGGCGCGGACATCGCCGACGCCCTGAAGGGGATGACCGTCACCGACACGCCGAAAGGCGAGAACGGCTACACCTTCCAGGAGTACAACAACCAGGCACAGTCGGCGATGACCGTCGCGAACCCGATTCCGACGACCGACGAGTGGGCCGACAACTGGGGGGCCGCCATCATGCCCGGCGAACCGCTAGCCCGAATCAGTGCCGACGAGACGACTATCCCACAGGATAGCGACCAGATGGACTGTTCACTGTAG
- a CDS encoding ABC transporter ATP-binding protein, translating to MLRTQGLTKEFGGLTAVNSVDFELEAELCSLIGPNGAGKTTFFNLLTGTLSPTEGTVELRRDRTWQDITDASPHETASKGIHRSYQVTNVFPNSTVLENVRVAEQAHSDDATTFWRNVDHYDEFTERAHEILDRVGLAHRAEDLASTLSHGAKRKLEVAIALAGDPAVLLLDEPNAGVSSESVDEIRDLIEAVAEDYPVLLVEHNMDIVMGVSDRVVVLHQGAVIADGPPAEVRANPDVQSAYLGGYEPGSLDDDTTAAGSETDSEEGTA from the coding sequence ATGCTCAGAACACAGGGACTGACAAAGGAGTTCGGCGGACTCACCGCCGTCAACAGCGTCGACTTTGAACTCGAAGCGGAACTGTGCTCACTTATCGGCCCGAACGGGGCCGGCAAGACGACGTTCTTCAATCTGCTGACCGGGACCCTCTCGCCCACCGAGGGGACGGTCGAACTCCGGCGTGACAGAACTTGGCAGGACATCACCGACGCGTCGCCGCACGAGACGGCCAGCAAGGGCATCCACCGCTCCTATCAGGTGACGAACGTCTTCCCCAACAGCACGGTGCTTGAGAACGTCCGGGTCGCCGAACAGGCCCACAGCGACGACGCCACGACGTTCTGGCGCAACGTCGACCACTACGACGAGTTCACGGAGCGCGCCCACGAGATTCTCGACCGGGTCGGGCTTGCCCACCGGGCCGAGGACCTCGCGAGCACGCTGAGCCACGGCGCAAAGCGCAAACTCGAAGTCGCCATCGCGCTGGCCGGCGACCCCGCAGTGCTCCTGCTGGACGAGCCAAACGCCGGCGTCTCCTCGGAGAGCGTCGACGAAATCCGGGACCTCATCGAAGCAGTGGCGGAGGACTACCCAGTCCTGCTGGTCGAGCACAATATGGACATCGTGATGGGCGTCTCCGACCGCGTCGTCGTGCTCCATCAGGGTGCGGTCATCGCCGACGGACCGCCAGCAGAGGTACGGGCTAACCCCGACGTCCAGTCGGCGTATCTCGGCGGCTACGAACCGGGCAGTCTTGACGACGATACGACTGCGGCGGGGTCCGAAACGGACTCGGAGGAGGGGACGGCGTGA
- a CDS encoding ABC transporter ATP-binding protein, which yields MSLLELGGVHTYYGDSHILEGVDLSVEEGEVVALAGRNGVGKTTTLRTILQLTPPREGSITFRDESLVGLETHEVATRGLGWIPEDRRMFSQLSVEENLRAAIPDPDDVSDGLQLAFDSFPILEERRGQDAGTLSGGQQQMLAIARGLVGDNDLLLVDEPSEGLAPQIVADVAEALSKASEEVTMLLVEQNLPLALDLADRFYILDKGRVVDDGETAAVTADDERFRRYLSA from the coding sequence GTGAGCCTGCTCGAACTCGGCGGCGTCCACACGTACTACGGCGACAGCCACATCCTCGAAGGCGTTGACCTCTCCGTCGAGGAGGGAGAGGTGGTCGCGCTGGCCGGCCGAAACGGCGTTGGCAAGACCACGACGCTCCGAACGATTCTACAGCTGACGCCGCCCCGCGAGGGGTCGATCACGTTCCGCGATGAGTCGCTGGTCGGGCTGGAAACACACGAGGTTGCGACTCGGGGGCTGGGTTGGATTCCTGAGGACCGTCGGATGTTCAGCCAACTCAGTGTCGAGGAGAACCTCCGGGCGGCGATACCGGACCCCGACGATGTGAGCGACGGTCTGCAACTGGCGTTCGATTCGTTCCCGATTCTCGAAGAGCGGCGGGGGCAGGACGCCGGCACGCTGTCGGGCGGCCAACAGCAGATGCTCGCCATCGCTCGCGGGCTGGTCGGCGACAACGACCTGCTGCTGGTCGACGAACCGAGCGAGGGGCTAGCTCCCCAGATTGTCGCCGACGTGGCCGAGGCGCTGTCGAAGGCGAGCGAGGAGGTGACGATGTTGCTGGTCGAGCAGAACCTTCCGCTGGCGCTCGACCTCGCCGACCGGTTCTACATCCTCGACAAGGGCCGCGTCGTCGACGACGGCGAGACAGCGGCGGTGACGGCTGACGACGAGCGGTTCAGGAGGTATCTATCGGCATGA
- a CDS encoding branched-chain amino acid ABC transporter permease codes for MIVEALAEFLTLGELGGVIVNGLAKSALYVMIASGLTLIFGLMGVLNFAHGSLTMVGAYLGGLLMVVTVTGGTAPLTRLGLFFVAIVVVFALLTMLGGAIETTIIRPLYDRPPIYQILLTFGLTLVIEEVVRIVLGVYGLQPLSDWQAALATKPQFLREPVALGPVSVGWMSLFQILLGTITVVGIWAFLTKTRYGLYIRAGSEDTEMASALGIDVRQVFTVVFALGIGLAGAAGTLLMWDPTWGASVPLAAETLLPAFIVVIVGGLGTFRGTVVAALVVGMADAVTTWWFQNVIEFTGLPELVLFLVLVVTLIVRPQGLFGVEEVGGH; via the coding sequence ATGATTGTCGAAGCGCTCGCGGAGTTTTTGACCCTCGGTGAACTCGGCGGTGTCATCGTCAACGGACTCGCCAAGTCGGCGCTGTACGTGATGATCGCCAGCGGCCTCACACTCATCTTCGGCCTCATGGGCGTGCTGAACTTCGCCCACGGGTCGCTGACGATGGTCGGGGCGTACCTCGGCGGCCTCCTGATGGTGGTCACAGTCACTGGCGGAACAGCGCCGCTGACCCGCCTCGGCCTGTTCTTCGTCGCCATCGTCGTCGTCTTCGCACTGTTGACGATGCTGGGCGGGGCTATCGAGACAACCATCATCCGGCCGCTGTACGACCGGCCGCCAATATACCAGATCCTGCTGACGTTCGGCCTGACGCTCGTCATCGAGGAGGTCGTTCGCATTGTACTGGGTGTCTACGGCCTCCAGCCGCTGTCGGACTGGCAGGCCGCGCTGGCGACCAAGCCCCAGTTCCTCCGCGAACCGGTCGCCCTCGGTCCCGTCAGCGTCGGCTGGATGTCGCTGTTCCAGATACTCCTTGGAACTATCACGGTGGTCGGCATCTGGGCGTTCCTCACAAAGACCCGCTACGGCCTGTACATTCGGGCCGGCAGCGAGGACACGGAGATGGCGTCGGCGCTCGGCATCGACGTTCGGCAGGTGTTTACCGTCGTGTTCGCGCTGGGTATCGGGCTGGCCGGCGCGGCCGGAACGCTGCTGATGTGGGACCCGACGTGGGGTGCGAGCGTCCCGCTCGCGGCCGAGACGCTGCTGCCGGCGTTCATCGTCGTCATCGTCGGCGGCCTCGGAACGTTCCGTGGCACCGTCGTCGCCGCACTGGTCGTCGGCATGGCCGACGCGGTAACGACCTGGTGGTTCCAGAACGTCATCGAGTTCACGGGCCTGCCGGAACTCGTGCTGTTTCTGGTCCTCGTGGTGACACTCATCGTCCGCCCGCAAGGGCTATTCGGCGTCGAGGAGGTGGGGGGCCATTAG